The DNA segment CGACGACATTTCCATGCAGGTCAAATGGGGCAGCGTCCACGCGCTGTGCGGCGAGAACGGTGCGGGCAAGAGTACGCTGATGAAAATCGTGTACGGCATTCAGCCGCCCACTTCCGGCGAGATCGTGGTGGACGGCGAGGTGGTCAACTTTAACGATCCCGCCGACGCCATTAAGCGCGGCATCGGCATGGTGTTTCAGCACTTCATGCTGGTGGAAACGCTGACCGTGACCGAGAACGTGATCCTGGGCGCGGAGCCGACCAAAGGCGGGGCCATCGACTACGCCACCTCGCGCCGGAAGGTGGCCGAGCTGATCAAGCAGTTCAACTTTGCGCTGGACCCCGACGCCATCGTGGGGGAGTTGCCTGTGGGGTTGCAGCAGAAGGTGGAAATCCTCAAGACGCTGTACCGGGGCGCGCGCATCCTGATTCTGGACGAGCCGACGGCAGTGCTGACCCCCAGCGAGACCGACGAACTGTTCGAGTTTCTGGTGGGCCAGTACGCGGCCAGCGGCAACGCGGTGGTTTTTATCTCTCACAAGCTGCACGAGGTCTTGCAAATCAGTGACCGCATCAGCGTGATCCGCGACGGGCGCATGATCGGCACCATTCCCGCCGAGGGAGCCACCACCGAGACGCTGGCGCAGATGATGGTGGGCCGCGAGGTCACGTTGAAGGTGGAAAAGGATGCGGCCACGCCCGGCAAGGTTGCCCTGGATATTCAGAACGTGGTGGTGAAAGGCGAACACCGCAACGCCGTGGACGGCGTGAGTTTCCAGGTGCGTGCTGGGGAAATCGTGGGCATCGCGGGCGTGGAGGGCAACGGCCAGAGTGAGCTGGTAGAGGCCATCACTGGACTTGCACAGTACGCCGGCACGATCACCTATCTGGGCAAGACGGCCAAGGGCGTGCGCGAGGTGGAGGCATCGGGCCTGTCACATGTGCCCGAGGACCGCAACGAGCGCGGGCTGGTGCTGGACATGACCACCGCCGAGAATTACATCCTGGGTGAACAGGACCGGCCACCCTTCGCCGGGCGTTTTGGCTTTCTCAATCTGGACGTGATCCAGAAGAACGCCCGTGACCTGAGCGAGAAGTACGATGTGCGCCCCCGCAGCGCCAGCCTGCGCGCCGGGCAGTACAGCGGCGGCAATGCCCAGAAGCTGATCGTGGCCCGCGAGATGCGCAAGGGGCCGAAGATTCTGGTGGCCAGCCAGCCCACGCGTGGGGTGGATATCGGGGCCATCGAATTCATTCACGCCCGCATCGTGGAGGCCCGCGATCAGGGCCTGGCCGTGCTGCTGATCAGCGCCGATCTGGGCGAGGTCATGAATCTGGCGGACCGCATCCTGGTGATGTACGAGGGCAAGGTGGTGGGCGAGGTGGAGGCAAGCAAGGCCACCGAGACGGGTCTGGGCCTGCTGATGACGGGCAGCTCCGAACATGGGGGCGCATCTGGCGGGCGCAGCGGCGAGGTCAGCACGACACTGCAAAAAGGGGAGCGGCAGTAAGAGGAGAGACTGGGTCTGCTGACGGCAGGAAATAGACAGGAGAATTGGGGGGTGGGGGAGATGCGGAGTGCTAAACTTCTGACACCTCCCCCCTCCCTGTTGGCATGGGCAATGCACAATTCAAATCCGTTTTTCCCTGAGCGCCGCCTCCCACCCCGTGAGGCGAGGAGATGACGATGAAGACACAGAGCGGCTTTAGACGTTTTGCGCGGTATCTGGTCATGTTTTTCATGCTGGGTGGGCTGCTGTGTTGGGGGCCGATGTTCACGGCCCAGGCGCAAGACGTTCAGAAACCAGCGCGGGACGAACTGATAAGAACCACAAATTTGATGACGAACGCCCAGAGTCTTTCCTCTCTCAACGACGCTCTTCAGCAAGCCACTCAAGCCATCAACAATGCCAAAACGGTCAACGACAACACTGGGGGCGGACTCATGCCCCGGATAAACGCTTCCAGGAAAGTTTATTACGATACGTCCATACGGCTGGTCAACCTGTTGACGGTCAGTTGTGAAAAGGACAAGGTTCGGAAAGATGGTCAGAGCGCCTGGAACATTATTTCCAATCGAGAAGGGGATACCCCCGAATTTCTAACTAAAGCGGAGATCAAAAAGCTCAGAACGCGCATTGAGAACTGTCTTCGCCCCCCAACGGTCTATAAGGGAATGGGAACGTCCACCTTCAAAGGCGACGACAGCTTGACGGTTGTCAGATTCGATGTGACCTGGACGCTAAATACGGCTCTTCCGCCCGGCACGCTGAGCATCTATTCCTATACACCCAGCGGCACAGTCACGGTGGAGGCCAGCCAGGACGATTGCAAGGGATCAGGCAAGTTCGCCATCACGGCTGGCTTGCTGATCATCACGCTCGACAATGAGGTGGCGGCCCTTGGAATGCTGGAGGGGGATTTCTACGAGTTCGCCTTGGCATCGGGCGACATCCTGACGCTGAAATGTTCCAAGGGCGTGACATATCCCATGCCTGCGGGTGCGCTGAGTTCAGCCGACGCTGTTGTCATGGACGCCATAAGCTTGCTGAGCGGTTCGCAGACTCAAGACGGTGCTGCGTCGAACTGGTCATTTAAGGCCACCAAGTGGAGCAAGCCATGAGGCTTTTCCGCTGGCTGGCGCTGCTCCTGCTGCTGCTCGGATTTGCCGGGGCGCAGAGTCCCGCCTGCCCCGCCTGCGTCTGGGTGGGCCGCGCCCAGATCGCACTGCCCAAAGGACTGGGTTTCACGGCTGACCTGACCCTGACCCCCTCAAGCCAGAGCAGCAGCGGCACCGTGACATACGATCTGCGGGCAGTGATTCACCCCATCTCGGCGGGCGCGGACGCTTCCCGTAGCCGGATGCGCCCACGCGTGCCGGAAGTGGTGTACACCCAGAAGCAGGCCGCTTTCTTCAGCCTGGACACGGGGCGCTACGATGGGCGCATTCTGGCCCAGTATCCGGTGGTGGGCGCGAAAGACAACGAGATTCTCCGGCCCGGTTCAAATGAAGCGCTGCTGTGGCTGCTTAACTTTGACGGGGCTAAATTCTCGGCGGACGGCAGCACTGTGCAGGGCAAGGACGAGAACATGACCTTCAGCCTGCGCCGCCTGCCTGCCCTGTCGCCCGCCCCGGCTGCCGCGCCCGCATGTGCCACCTGCGCCTGGAGCGGCACGGCCACAGCCACCAGCCGCCTGGGGACGGCCCTGAGCGTGGCCTTGACCCTCACCCCCAGCAGTGTGCAGGGATCAGTGGTGCGCTACCGAGTGGCAGGCGCGTTCAAGGTGCCGTCCGGGGTGCCGCAGCAGGAACCAGGCCGCAAGGATTGCCGCACCACCTACGCCGCGCCGTTCACGCTGGACGCGGAACAGTACGTGGAGGTAGATAGCGTCCACAGCACTTACCGGGGCGTGATCACCGCGCAGGCCGCCCTGATCACCCGCTGTGACAACAAGACGCTGCCCGCCACCGATGAAGTGGTGCTGATGATGACCGTGGGCAAAGTCGGTGTGGATCAGCCGCTGGCTGGCGGCGCAATCAGCGGCACGGTGAACCTCGCGCCCAGGATCAGTAGCCGTTACGCCCTGACGCGCCTGAACGCAGGGCAGACGCCCACACCTGTAGCTGCCGCGCCCACTTTGGCTGTGGGGGGCTGCGGTGGGTGCCGCTGGGTGGGCAGCGCCAGCGGCAAGGCCGGGCGCTTCGGGGTGCCGTACACGGCGGCCATCACCCTGATTCCTGCTAAAGCGATAGACGCAAACCGCCAGCGCTACACCGCCGACGTTACCCTGACCCTGACGGGCGTGGGGACGGCGGAGGAGGGTTGCCGTGCCACGCCCAGGGGCGGGGCCATCCATTTCACCACTGAGGCCAACAGCATGATCGACACCCTGAACGGCACGGCACTGCTGGGCGTGGTGGTGCCAATTTCGCTGAATGTCACCTGTACTGGGCTGCTGGCAGGTGCTGCGGGCGCACTGGGCCAGGACGCGGCCCAGTTGATTCCCACCGGAACGGGCGCGGGCCTGAGCCTGAGTGAGAACGGCACCCGCCTGAAGGGCAGCGACAGGAACGGAAGCTGGGACTTGAAAGCGCAGCGCTGAGGAACATGCGGATCAGGACGTTGGAGGAGCTGTCACGGTTGAACCTCTCAGTCTGCTCCCCTCAATGAGAGCCGAGAAGCGTGGCTGACATGGCAATTCCGCAACCTTTTTCTCCCTTCTGATACGGACTCCGATTAAAAGGTATTGCAAACACTTGGAAATCCGAGGGGAGCGAGCAGGAGGAAAACGGGTTCCGGGCGTGGAGTGCCGGAGGGGTTAAACGTGGCGGCGTGCCAGAGACCACTGGCGGTCAGGTTCCTACCCAACCCCCGCCACGGCGTATCCTTGCCCCCATGACCCAAACGGAGAATCTGCCCACGTATCCCACGCTGACCGCCGCCGAACTGCGTCACCAGGATTCGCTGAAATGGACGCTGTACGGCGAGGACGTGATTCCGATGTGGATCGCCGACATGGATTTCCCGGTGGCTCCCGCCATCCTGTCGGCGTTGCGTGAGCGCCTGGAGCGTGGGCTGGGCTACCACCAGATGATGGGTGACCAGGCGCTGCTCAGTCTGCTGTGCGCCAAGCTGGACACGCATGGTCTGAAGGATTTACCGGAGGGCGGCATCGCCATGCTGCCAGGGGTGGTGCCGGGCATCTACGCCACGGTGGCGGCGTTGACGCAGCCCGGAGAGAAGGTGCTGACCATGACCCCCGTCTATCACCCCTTCCACCTGAGCATCACCACGCAGGGGCGCGAGGTTGCGGCAGTGGCGCTGCTGGACAGCCCCGATGGGTATGGGATCGACTGGGACGGCATGGACGCCGCCGCGAAGGACGCGAAGCTGATGCTGCTGTGCCACCCGCACAACCCCACCGGACGCGTCTGGACCCACGATGAACTGGAGAAACTGCGCGATCTGGCCGTCAGGCATGACCTGTACGTGTTGAGCGACGAATTGCACGCCGATCTGCGTTTCACGGACGGCGCGTTCGAGTCCTTCGCCGCCGATCAACGTGTTCAGGGCCGTACCATCACCGTGACTGGGCCATGTAAGGCGTTCAACACCGCTGGCCTGGGCATCGGCGTGATGATCGGCTATGACGCCGAACTGGTCAAAAAGGTTCGTGCCGCTGCCGGGGGCCTGATGGGCCACGAGGGTGCCCTGAGCGTGACCATGTGGCAGGCCGCCCTGCGTGACGGCGGCCCCTGGCTGGCCGACACGGTGGCCTATCTGCGCGCCAACCGCGACTTCCTGACCGATTACCTGCACCAGCATCTGCCTGCCATCAAGTTTCATCCGGTGGAAAGCACCTATCTGGCGTGGCTGGACCTGCGCGACTGCCCGCATGCCGATGACATCCAGACGTTTCTGCTAGAGGAAGCCAGGGTCGCCCTGCACGACGGCCCCACCTTTGCCCCCGAGGATTTCAAGCCCCAGACGCAGGGCTTCATTCGTCTGAACTTCGCCACCAGCCGCGAAATTCTGACCGAGGCGCTGGAGCGGATGCGCCGGGCGCTCGGGTAAGTTCCAGCCCCCTTGCCCGGCTAATTCAGCTTCATGCCTTTCAGAACCACGGCGGCCAGAACCTTTGCCAGATCGGTCAGTTCCGGCTGGCCGTCCTCTGCGCCGGTCTGGGCGATTCCGGCGATCAGCGCGCCAGTCATCACCGAGGTCTCGTAGATGGCCTGAATGTCGGCCTGTTTGCCCTTCATGACGCCGGAGTCCACCAGAATGTCATTGAGTCCGCGCTGGAGGGCGTTGGTTTCGGCGTCGCTGAGTTCGCTCCCGGTCTGCGCCTGAAGGCTGACGCTGAGCAGGAGCGTCAGGCCAGCGGCCAGATTGTTCCTGCGGAGATCGGGAATGGTCTGGGCCGCGCTGAACAGATCGAGGCACAGCTTGGCCATCACCTGCTGATCGGCGGGCTTTTGCACCATCGCGGCGCAGTTCTTTTGCTGGGTGGGTTGGCCCTTGAAGGCGAAATCACTCCGGGCAAGGTCATATTTGTACTTGACGGGCGTGGCCGGGGGTCTCAGCGCCTGCTGAACCGCCATCGCCGCGAAGTCAGGTTTGACGGTGGCGGCCACATAGCCCACCGAACGCTGCGCAAAGGTCTGGTAATTCTGAAACGAGGGCGTGAAAAACTGGGCCTGGCCGCTGCCCATCAGGATTCCTGCCGCCGTTACCGTCCACAACACTGTCCGCCGCAGATCGTTCATATGCCTTCTCCCTGTGGCCCGGTACGCGCCTCCGGGTCAGGGTGGGGGCGAGAGCCTCTGTTCATGCCGGGCGGCTAAGGACAGTGTACAGATGAGCTGAATTTTGCCAAGAGGCTCAGGAGAGAGGCTGATCTCCCACCAGTTCCCGCAGCCGCTCAATCAATGGGCGCAGCCGCTCGCGCCGCAACTTCAGCGCCGCGCGGTTGACGATCAGGCGGGCGCTGGATTCAAACAGCACGTCCTGTTCCTCCAGATTGTTGGCCTGCAACGTGCTGCCGGTCTGAACCAGATCAATCACGGCCTCGGCCAGTCCCGTCAGGGCGGCCAGTTCGATGTTACCGCCCAGCTTGACCACCTCGGCGGGAATGCCGCGCGCGTTCAGGTAGGCGCGGGCGATGCGCGGGTACTTGGTCCCCACCCGCACCAGGGGCGCAGTCGCCCCCACCTCGCGGATCAGCGACAGGCGGCAGGCGGCGAAGCGCAGATCGACGGGTTCGTAGACCTCGCGCCCGGACTCGGTCAGCACATCCTTGCCCACGATCCCGGCGTCGGCCACGCCCAGATCGACGTACACGGGCACGTCCTGATTTCGCAGTTCCAGCACGGTGATGCCTGGGAATTCATGGCGCAGGGCGCGGGACTTTTCCGGCAGCGTCAGGGGAAGACCTGCCCTGGACAGCAGCGCGATGGCCTCTTCCAGAATGCGGCCCTTGGGCAGCGCCAGCGTCAGGTGATCGGGGGCGCGCAGGGGGGCGGGGGTCATGGCTGCACCTCCGCATCAAACAGTTCCGATCCGCGTGCCCAGCGGTGAATGCCCCGTTCTGCCGAATAGCGCCGCAACCCGTCCAGATCGTCGGTCCAGGCCAGTTCGGCGCACAGGCCAGCGTCACGCGCGGCCTCGGCTCCAGCCGCGTCCAGCGCCAGGACCACTTCGGGCTGAGGGGGCAACTGCGGGGCGGCGGCGCGCAGCAGGCGTTCCAGGCCTACCGCGAAGCCTGCACCCGGCAGACCCCCATTTGAACCGCTGTCCAGCGTGTAGCGGCCCCCGCCCAGCACCGGCTGATTCAGCCCCGCCGCGTAGGCGCGGAAGGTCAGGCCGGTGTAGTAGTCGTAGCGGCGGCTGGCTCCCAGGTCATACAGCAGGTTGCCGTCATACAGTGCCGAGACCTCTTGCAAGTGTGCCACTGCTGCCCGCGCCCGCGTGCCCTGCGCCAGCTTTGAGGCGGCGTCCAGCACTTCCGGGCCACCGTACAGATCGGTCAGGGCGTGCAGGGTGCGTGTGACCTCGCCCGACAGGCCGTGCTGGGACGACAGCAGATCGATGTCCGCGCCGCTCTTGCGGTCCACCGCGCCGTGCAGCGCCTCGCGGGCGGGGCCGTGCAGGGCCGCGTCCTCCAGCACGGCGTCCACGAAGCCGGGAAAGCCGACTTCCAGCTCGGCACTCACGCCTACTGTTTTCAGCGCTGCCGCCGCCAGATGCAGCAGTTCAGCGTCGGCGCGCGCGCCTTCAATCCCAATCAGTTCCACGCCGGTCTGCCCAAATTCACGCAAGCGGCCCAGCTCGCTGGTCAGTGCGCGCAGCCACAGCCGCCCGCTGTAATGCAGCCGCAGCGGAAACGGGCCAGCCGCAAAGCGCGAGCGCACCATTCGGCCAATCGCGGTGGTGAACTCGCTACGCAGCGCCAGCACCTGCCCACCCGAATCAATCAGTTTGAAGGCGCGGGCATCCTGTGGGTGGCGGGCGTCGGCGTATTCCAGCGCCGGAACCTCCACGCCCCGGTAGCCCCAGCTTCCGAACAACCCCGAAAGGCGGACGCGCAGGGCCTCGCGCTGTTCCCATTCGGGGGGCAGCACGTCGCGTGTGCCCTCGGGAATGGAGGCGGACGGTGGGGCAGACGGCAGGCGGGCAGGCGAACTCACGGGAGGCATTGTAGGGGCTGGGCGGCTGGATGGGCTGATAGGGGAGAGTGGCGAGGCTGTTTTCCAAGGTTCCACTTTCCAGGTTCCAGGGGAAGAATCGGGTCTCTCCTGCGCCTGCTGTCCGGCCTGTTCTCCAGCCGTGCATCATCTCCAGCGCATTTTCCGCCTCACCCACCCGCTATACTCCGGGCCATGCGCCGTCCGTTTTCCCTGCCTGCCGTGGCGCTCCTGCCCGTGCTGGGGCTGCTGCTCCTGAGCGGCTGCGCCCGCACCACCGATACCTTCAAGCCGCGCATCAGCATTGATAGCGCAGTGGGGGTTGCCCGCGAGAAGTCGTTTGTGGTGGACGGCTACGCGCTTGACGATATGGGCGTGACCCAGATCACGGTGGACGGCAAGGCCATTCCCATTTTGCCGGGCAGCCGCAAACTGGCGCGTTTTCAATTCAAGACCCTGATCGAGGGAACGCAGGGCAAGTACACCATCAAGGCGTTCGATGCCGCCGGAAATGTGGGCGTGCTGGTGTTGCCGATCAGCGTGGACGCGGTCAAACCCACCATTCAGATCACGCGCTTCGAGAAAAGTGGCACGGCCATCCGGGTGTCGGGGGTGGCCGGAGACAACAGCGGGGTGGCGCAGGTGCTGGTGGACGGCAACCGCCTGAACATCACCCCCGGTCCCCGCGTGGAATTCTTTGCCGAGACCACCGGCATCTGGGCGGATATCACGGTGATCGATACCGCCGGAAATCAGGCGACGTTACGCGCCCGTTGAAGTTCGGGTGACGGCCTCCGCACCGCTGGCCCGGCTGGTCCGCCCCTCGCGGCTGGCCCGCTTTGTCCTGCTCCTCACGGGCCTGTTCCTGTACGGCCTGAGCCTGCGGATGATGCTCGACGCCAACGTGGGAACCGCCCCCTGGGAAGTGCTGCACGTCGGCGTGACCCGACACCTGCCGCTGACGGTGGGCGTGGTCAGCATCCTGACCGGGGCGGTGATCGTGGCTTTCACGGCGCTGCGTCTGAAAGAACGCATCGGCCTGGGCACCGTGTTGAACGTGGTGTTGATCGGTGTCTTTCTGGATCTGCTGGCCCCACTGATTCCCAACCCCGTGGCGTGGGGCTGGCAGTGGGTGCAGTTTTTGCTGGGCGTGGGGCTGCTGGGCTTTGCCACCGGGGCCTACGTTGCTGCGGGTCTGGGCGCTGGCCCACGCGACGGCCTGACGCTGGCGCTGAACCGCCTGACGGGCTGGCCCGTGCCGCGCATCCGCAGTGTGGTAGAAGTGGCGGTGCTGCTCGTCGGCTGGGCGCTGGGCGGACCGCTGGGCTGGGGCACGCTGGTCTTTGCCCTGACAGTGGGTCCGGCGATGGGCTGGGGCCTGGGCCTGTTCGGGGTAGGGAAGAAGGCATAGAGGTCACAGGGTTTCTTTGACTGAAGCCTGAGTCTTCGCACGTCCGTCCGGGCGGGAGCGTCAGGCTTAATGAAGTTTCGCTCCGCTGAGCAACTCATCAGGCACAGCCAGGACTTGGTAACGTGGCACACCATGTCCACAACACCCCTGATACAGATTCTGTCTGTTTCGTATAGAAATCGGGACAGCGCCGATTCCTACACTTCACGCCCGGAACCCGTTTTTCTATTGCTCACCATCGTCGCGAACAGATGCCCATGAGGACGCTGCTCCTCCCGTTCGGATTTCCAGGTGTTTCTAGCACTTTTCAATCGGAGTCCGTATGACCTCAGTCCACCTTCGCGGTGCGGCAGCGTCCATTTCGATCAGCGCAGTTTTCGCGCTGGTCTGGGGGCTGAACGGCAGTCTGGCCCTGACGGGTGGCTGGCGATTCCTGGCGCTGGCAGCGGTGGTGCTGATCAGCGGGGTTCTGGCGTTTCTGGCCCTGAAATTCAGCCGCAAGGCGGCCCACGCCCCGGCCCTGTCAGGCACTGGCGCTACGCCGCCCAATCCATTCATGACCCCCGCCTACCGAATTTCGCTGATCGCCATGCTCGTGGCCTTTCCCGTGGCGGCCAGACTGCTGACCGCCAGTGGCCGGGAGGACGCCATCATGCCCCTCATCGTGATCATCGTGGGCCTGCATTTTCTGGGTCTCGTCTCGGCGTTCCGCAACGGCATCTTCGCCTGGGTTGCCGGGGCCTTCTGCCTGCTGGGCGGCGTGTCCCTGCTTCTGCCCGCCGAGCTGAGGACGCCCGTGCTGGGCCTGGGCTGCGCCGTGATCCTGTGGCTGGGCGTTCTGCCGCTGGCGTTCCGGTCCCTGGCCCAGCTTCGGCGGTGATGTTCACTGCGCCGCCTCGCTATTTGGCTGGAATGGTAAACATCCCTCCCTCGTCTTTCGTCAGCACGCCGCCCACGAATTCACCCATGCCCGAGGCGGTGATGGCCTGCCCATTCAGTGTGCCCGTGCCATTTACCGGCCCTTCCCAATACGCCACAGAAGTCGTCTTGCTCAGCAGTTCCTGTTCGTCGCGCAGGGGGTTGAGGTCCAGTGCCAGATTCTCGCCGCTCACTTTCCAGCTCAGGGTGTAGTCGCGCCCGCTGGGACTCTTCCACACGCGGCCCGGCGTCATGGTCACGTCTTTCACTTCACGCGCCACGCCCTCGGGGCTGACCAGCGAGGCGGCCACCTGTACCACTTCATCTCTGGCGTTCCTGACCCGGTACAGCATCAGGTCGGAGCCGTCCGAGAGATGCAGGCCGAACCAGTCCCATTTGACTGCCGCGCCAGGCTGCTGATCGCCCCACTGGTGGTCCAGCCATGCCTGCCCGCTGGCCTGCCGGGTGTCCTCGCCCACCTGAATTGTGCCGCCCACGTCCAGGCGGGTAATGCTCTGGTAGTACATCCGGCCTGTCTCGGCGGTGCCGGAGTAGCCGGGCGGATGCACCACCGGGTTTTTGGCGGGCGTCAGGGTCAGGTTCAGCGGACCAGCCGTCAGCTTGAAGGGGCTGTTGTTTCCGGCCTCCTGTACCAGTTTCCAGTCGCCCTGCGACAGACTCAGGGGCGGAAAGCCGAAGGTGGCCGATTGATCGCC comes from the Deinococcus sp. AJ005 genome and includes:
- a CDS encoding ABC transporter ATP-binding protein translates to MTAPNPAESAPDVLQQVRHQSENALELRGITKRFPLVLANDDISMQVKWGSVHALCGENGAGKSTLMKIVYGIQPPTSGEIVVDGEVVNFNDPADAIKRGIGMVFQHFMLVETLTVTENVILGAEPTKGGAIDYATSRRKVAELIKQFNFALDPDAIVGELPVGLQQKVEILKTLYRGARILILDEPTAVLTPSETDELFEFLVGQYAASGNAVVFISHKLHEVLQISDRISVIRDGRMIGTIPAEGATTETLAQMMVGREVTLKVEKDAATPGKVALDIQNVVVKGEHRNAVDGVSFQVRAGEIVGIAGVEGNGQSELVEAITGLAQYAGTITYLGKTAKGVREVEASGLSHVPEDRNERGLVLDMTTAENYILGEQDRPPFAGRFGFLNLDVIQKNARDLSEKYDVRPRSASLRAGQYSGGNAQKLIVAREMRKGPKILVASQPTRGVDIGAIEFIHARIVEARDQGLAVLLISADLGEVMNLADRILVMYEGKVVGEVEASKATETGLGLLMTGSSEHGGASGGRSGEVSTTLQKGERQ
- a CDS encoding MalY/PatB family protein translates to MTQTENLPTYPTLTAAELRHQDSLKWTLYGEDVIPMWIADMDFPVAPAILSALRERLERGLGYHQMMGDQALLSLLCAKLDTHGLKDLPEGGIAMLPGVVPGIYATVAALTQPGEKVLTMTPVYHPFHLSITTQGREVAAVALLDSPDGYGIDWDGMDAAAKDAKLMLLCHPHNPTGRVWTHDELEKLRDLAVRHDLYVLSDELHADLRFTDGAFESFAADQRVQGRTITVTGPCKAFNTAGLGIGVMIGYDAELVKKVRAAAGGLMGHEGALSVTMWQAALRDGGPWLADTVAYLRANRDFLTDYLHQHLPAIKFHPVESTYLAWLDLRDCPHADDIQTFLLEEARVALHDGPTFAPEDFKPQTQGFIRLNFATSREILTEALERMRRALG
- a CDS encoding DUF6683 family protein, whose translation is MNDLRRTVLWTVTAAGILMGSGQAQFFTPSFQNYQTFAQRSVGYVAATVKPDFAAMAVQQALRPPATPVKYKYDLARSDFAFKGQPTQQKNCAAMVQKPADQQVMAKLCLDLFSAAQTIPDLRRNNLAAGLTLLLSVSLQAQTGSELSDAETNALQRGLNDILVDSGVMKGKQADIQAIYETSVMTGALIAGIAQTGAEDGQPELTDLAKVLAAVVLKGMKLN
- the hisG gene encoding ATP phosphoribosyltransferase, with product MTPAPLRAPDHLTLALPKGRILEEAIALLSRAGLPLTLPEKSRALRHEFPGITVLELRNQDVPVYVDLGVADAGIVGKDVLTESGREVYEPVDLRFAACRLSLIREVGATAPLVRVGTKYPRIARAYLNARGIPAEVVKLGGNIELAALTGLAEAVIDLVQTGSTLQANNLEEQDVLFESSARLIVNRAALKLRRERLRPLIERLRELVGDQPLS
- the hisZ gene encoding ATP phosphoribosyltransferase regulatory subunit: MPPVSSPARLPSAPPSASIPEGTRDVLPPEWEQREALRVRLSGLFGSWGYRGVEVPALEYADARHPQDARAFKLIDSGGQVLALRSEFTTAIGRMVRSRFAAGPFPLRLHYSGRLWLRALTSELGRLREFGQTGVELIGIEGARADAELLHLAAAALKTVGVSAELEVGFPGFVDAVLEDAALHGPAREALHGAVDRKSGADIDLLSSQHGLSGEVTRTLHALTDLYGGPEVLDAASKLAQGTRARAAVAHLQEVSALYDGNLLYDLGASRRYDYYTGLTFRAYAAGLNQPVLGGGRYTLDSGSNGGLPGAGFAVGLERLLRAAAPQLPPQPEVVLALDAAGAEAARDAGLCAELAWTDDLDGLRRYSAERGIHRWARGSELFDAEVQP
- a CDS encoding YitT family protein, translated to MTASAPLARLVRPSRLARFVLLLTGLFLYGLSLRMMLDANVGTAPWEVLHVGVTRHLPLTVGVVSILTGAVIVAFTALRLKERIGLGTVLNVVLIGVFLDLLAPLIPNPVAWGWQWVQFLLGVGLLGFATGAYVAAGLGAGPRDGLTLALNRLTGWPVPRIRSVVEVAVLLVGWALGGPLGWGTLVFALTVGPAMGWGLGLFGVGKKA
- a CDS encoding lipocalin family protein, with protein sequence MHNLRLAAALITGSLLFTACVPAPMAFDPANMPAPGDLGARNAATEWWYVSGVLPDSGLAFHWAQFKVNYRGLPYHASHIAITDLKNNKLYFVENGDQSATFGFPPLSLSQGDWKLVQEAGNNSPFKLTAGPLNLTLTPAKNPVVHPPGYSGTAETGRMYYQSITRLDVGGTIQVGEDTRQASGQAWLDHQWGDQQPGAAVKWDWFGLHLSDGSDLMLYRVRNARDEVVQVAASLVSPEGVAREVKDVTMTPGRVWKSPSGRDYTLSWKVSGENLALDLNPLRDEQELLSKTTSVAYWEGPVNGTGTLNGQAITASGMGEFVGGVLTKDEGGMFTIPAK